A genomic region of Streptosporangium lutulentum contains the following coding sequences:
- the glmM gene encoding phosphoglucosamine mutase — MGRLFGTDGVRGVAGRDLTAELAMDLSVAAAHVLGDAGAFHASVGRRGRPVAVVGRDPRASGEFLEAAVVAGLASSGVDVLRLGVLPTPAVAYLTTALRADMGVMISASHNPAPDNGIKFLTRGGYKLPDAMENEIEQRLDEKWDRPVGASVGRVREAYGEADRYVSHVLSTVTGRLDGLNVVLDCAHGAAHMVAPEALLRAGATVETIGARPDGLNINAGVGSTHLDKLQQIVVSRNADVGIAYDGDADRCLAVSHTGEVIDGDQIMAVLAMAMHAEGKLVGDTVVATVMSNLGFKIGLKNAGIDMIETAVGDRYVLEAMKAGGYNLGGEQSGHVLMLDHATTGDGLLTSLHLLSIVAREGKSLAELASVMTRLPQILVNVKDVDRDKASAPELSAAVAAAEAELGETGRVLIRPSGTEPMIRVMVEASSAEQAEQMANRLADVVRTACV, encoded by the coding sequence TTGGGGCGCCTTTTCGGCACCGACGGGGTACGTGGGGTCGCTGGGCGCGACCTCACGGCCGAGCTCGCCATGGACCTGTCCGTGGCCGCGGCTCATGTCCTCGGCGATGCCGGGGCGTTCCATGCCAGCGTCGGGCGGCGAGGCCGTCCCGTCGCCGTCGTAGGCCGGGACCCGCGAGCTTCAGGAGAATTCCTGGAGGCCGCTGTGGTCGCCGGCCTTGCGTCGTCTGGCGTGGACGTCCTCCGGCTCGGCGTGCTGCCCACCCCGGCGGTCGCCTATCTCACCACCGCTCTCAGAGCCGACATGGGCGTGATGATCTCCGCCTCCCACAATCCCGCCCCGGACAACGGGATCAAGTTCCTCACCCGCGGCGGCTACAAGCTGCCCGACGCGATGGAGAACGAGATCGAGCAGCGGCTCGACGAGAAGTGGGACCGCCCTGTCGGAGCCTCGGTCGGCCGCGTGCGCGAAGCGTACGGCGAGGCCGACCGTTACGTGTCCCACGTGCTGTCCACCGTCACCGGCCGCCTGGACGGCCTGAACGTGGTCCTCGACTGCGCCCACGGCGCCGCCCACATGGTGGCTCCCGAGGCGTTGCTGCGGGCCGGGGCCACGGTCGAGACCATCGGGGCCCGCCCCGACGGGCTCAACATCAACGCCGGAGTCGGCTCCACTCACCTGGACAAACTCCAGCAGATCGTGGTCTCCCGCAACGCGGACGTCGGCATCGCCTACGACGGCGACGCCGATCGTTGCCTGGCGGTCTCACACACCGGCGAGGTGATCGACGGCGACCAGATCATGGCCGTGCTGGCCATGGCCATGCACGCCGAGGGGAAACTGGTCGGTGACACCGTGGTCGCGACGGTCATGTCCAACCTGGGCTTCAAGATCGGGCTCAAGAACGCCGGCATCGACATGATCGAGACCGCCGTGGGCGACCGCTACGTCCTGGAGGCCATGAAGGCGGGCGGATACAACCTCGGTGGCGAGCAGTCCGGCCACGTCCTCATGCTCGACCACGCCACGACCGGAGACGGTCTGCTGACCTCGCTCCATCTGCTGTCGATCGTGGCGCGCGAGGGGAAGTCGCTGGCGGAGCTGGCCTCGGTGATGACCCGACTGCCGCAGATCCTGGTCAACGTCAAGGACGTCGACCGCGACAAGGCCTCGGCTCCCGAACTGTCCGCGGCGGTCGCCGCGGCGGAGGCGGAGCTGGGGGAGACAGGCCGGGTGCTGATCCGGCCGAGCGGCACCGAACCGATGATCCGCGTCATGGTCGAGGCCTCCTCCGCGGAGCAGGCCGAGCAGATGGCGAACCGCCTGGCGGACGTCGTCCGTACGGCCTGTGTTTGA
- the rpsI gene encoding 30S ribosomal protein S9: MAEPTGVETPVEGEQEAYSAEEFPSEYTSESTASGEAAVRKPITTGNSYGTGRRKESVARVRIVPGTGKWTINGRALDNYFPNKVHQQIVNEPFVVLGAEDQFDVIARINGGGVTGQAGALRMGLSRALTLLDVEVNRPPLKKAGFLTRDARATERKKYGLKKARKAPQYSKR; this comes from the coding sequence GTGGCTGAGCCCACCGGTGTCGAGACGCCCGTCGAGGGCGAGCAGGAAGCGTACTCCGCGGAGGAGTTCCCCTCCGAGTACACCTCCGAGTCCACTGCCAGCGGCGAGGCCGCCGTCCGTAAGCCCATCACCACGGGTAACTCGTACGGCACGGGCCGCCGCAAGGAATCCGTAGCCCGCGTGCGCATCGTGCCGGGCACCGGCAAGTGGACGATCAACGGTCGCGCACTTGACAACTATTTCCCGAACAAGGTCCACCAGCAGATCGTCAACGAGCCCTTCGTGGTCCTCGGCGCCGAGGACCAGTTCGACGTCATCGCCCGCATCAACGGTGGCGGCGTCACCGGCCAGGCCGGTGCCCTGCGCATGGGACTCTCCCGCGCGCTGACCCTCCTGGACGTCGAGGTCAACCGCCCGCCGCTGAAGAAGGCAGGCTTCCTGACCCGTGACGCTCGCGCCACCGAGCGCAAGAAGTACGGCCTCAAGAAGGCCCGCAAGGCTCCGCAGTACAGCAAGCGTTAA
- the rplM gene encoding 50S ribosomal protein L13, translated as MRTYTPKPAEVERQWHIIDATDIVLGRLASHVAILLRGKHKPTFANHVDTGDFVVIINADKVALTGKKLEQKKAYRHSGYPGGLRSVTYGELMDKRPDRAVEKAVKGMLPKNALGRKMIKKLKVYAGSEHPHQAQQPVPFELTQIAQ; from the coding sequence GTGCGCACGTACACACCCAAGCCTGCCGAAGTCGAGCGTCAGTGGCACATCATCGACGCCACTGACATCGTGCTTGGCCGGCTGGCCAGCCACGTCGCGATCCTGCTTCGCGGTAAGCACAAGCCGACCTTCGCCAACCACGTCGACACCGGTGACTTCGTCGTCATCATCAACGCCGACAAGGTCGCGCTGACCGGTAAGAAGCTCGAGCAGAAGAAGGCGTACCGTCACTCGGGCTACCCCGGCGGTCTGCGTTCCGTCACCTACGGCGAGCTCATGGACAAGCGTCCTGACCGCGCCGTCGAGAAGGCCGTGAAGGGCATGCTGCCCAAGAACGCCCTCGGCCGGAAGATGATCAAGAAGCTCAAGGTCTACGCCGGTTCCGAGCACCCGCACCAGGCGCAGCAGCCTGTGCCCTTCGAGCTCACCCAGATCGCCCAGTAG
- a CDS encoding CAP domain-containing protein, with amino-acid sequence MWQLPHPRHTQRTRLRRMGLFACLTTVLLTGFLLGRGTRAEEPPDQIYINAGPITTEATPTAVRTGQGRAGRASDRRTPLVRVARPPVAPTAPLERRSPRPTPSPENTIDGSTNGGFSSVINGDDRPGTPALSAMENEAIRLVNLERRKQGCSPLRVDRRLTLSARAHSAEMAASGTLSHDSPDGRSPWDRMESAGYGDGGAENIGRGYTSAEDAVQSWMATGGHRRNILNCKLTATGVGAVDGSTGPWWTQDFGYS; translated from the coding sequence ATGTGGCAGCTTCCTCACCCCCGGCATACCCAGCGGACCCGTCTGCGCCGCATGGGGCTGTTCGCGTGCCTGACGACGGTCTTGCTGACCGGGTTCCTCCTGGGCCGGGGCACCCGCGCCGAGGAGCCTCCCGACCAGATCTATATAAACGCCGGGCCGATCACGACCGAGGCCACGCCCACGGCCGTGCGCACCGGCCAGGGCAGAGCCGGGCGGGCCAGCGACCGTCGCACGCCTCTCGTCCGGGTCGCCCGTCCCCCCGTCGCCCCCACGGCGCCGCTGGAGCGACGCTCCCCACGCCCCACGCCAAGCCCCGAGAACACGATCGACGGCTCGACGAACGGCGGCTTCTCCTCTGTCATCAACGGCGACGACCGGCCCGGCACCCCCGCCCTCAGCGCGATGGAGAACGAGGCGATCCGGCTCGTCAACCTTGAGCGCAGGAAGCAGGGGTGCTCCCCGCTCAGGGTCGACAGGCGCCTGACCCTGTCCGCCAGGGCGCACTCGGCCGAGATGGCCGCCAGCGGCACCCTCTCCCACGACTCCCCGGACGGCAGGTCGCCCTGGGATCGGATGGAGAGCGCCGGCTACGGCGACGGGGGCGCGGAGAACATCGGCCGCGGCTACACCTCGGCCGAAGACGCGGTACAGAGCTGGATGGCGACCGGCGGCCACCGGCGCAACATCCTCAACTGCAAGCTCACCGCCACCGGAGTAGGGGCTGTGGACGGTTCGACCGGGCCGTGGTGGACGCAGGATTTCGGCTACTCCTGA